The Winogradskyella schleiferi genome has a window encoding:
- a CDS encoding LytR/AlgR family response regulator transcription factor — protein sequence MTLNCVVVDDSAIQRLSIVKLIENHSSLNLIAEYSSALETKNGLNTHKVDLIFLDIEMPVLNGFELLDVLNNKPQIIFVTGKTEYAFKAFNYDATDYLQKPITKERFNTAVEKAIEQHKLKLDFNETDGEHIFVKSNLKKRKVYIKDIKWIEALGDYVKVVTEENSLVVLSTMKAFEQELPEGKFLRIHKSYIVNLDKIDRFNSKNVEVGAYEIPLSRNKKTQLVDALNNM from the coding sequence ATGACTTTAAACTGTGTAGTTGTTGATGATTCCGCGATTCAGCGCCTCTCTATAGTTAAGTTAATTGAGAATCATTCCTCACTTAATCTTATTGCAGAGTACAGTAGTGCGTTAGAAACAAAAAACGGTCTTAATACCCATAAAGTAGATCTTATCTTCTTAGATATAGAGATGCCTGTATTAAACGGTTTTGAATTACTTGATGTACTCAACAACAAACCCCAAATTATTTTTGTTACCGGTAAAACCGAGTATGCTTTTAAAGCATTTAATTACGATGCCACCGATTATCTTCAGAAACCAATCACTAAAGAACGTTTTAATACTGCCGTAGAAAAAGCTATTGAGCAGCACAAATTGAAACTGGACTTTAACGAAACTGATGGTGAGCATATCTTTGTAAAAAGTAACCTTAAAAAACGTAAAGTTTATATTAAGGATATTAAATGGATTGAAGCCCTTGGTGATTACGTAAAAGTGGTTACAGAAGAAAACAGCTTGGTAGTATTATCTACGATGAAAGCTTTTGAACAAGAGTTACCAGAAGGTAAATTTTTAAGAATCCACAAGTCCTATATTGTGAACCTCGATAAAATTGACCGATTTAACAGTAAAAATGTTGAAGTTGGAGCTTATGAAATTCCATTGAGTCGAAATAAAAAGACGCAATTAGTTGATGCTTTAAATAATATGTAG
- a CDS encoding T9SS type A sorting domain-containing protein — protein MKQIILTAIYLAIAMRINAQSNTVQIEYFLDTDNGFGMNTVMNITSPDIDVIETILADIPSSTTLGYHKLYIRTKDENGNWSHTFRRQVQVFAPVVEKNIVMGEYFIDQDPMFGVATTFDINPQEGDIEQQFAAQILETVSLGYHKLYGRVQDSYGNWSHTFRKNIEVYLNPDSNLVEIEYFTGDDLEFGNNSIITIDVPATDGTWSFDVLSYPSGVYEDINEMDTLFVRVKDSNGKWSITTTLDEINSGLGIENNLYKTVSVNPNPFTNTINLEVSKNIVFSNIAVFDITGREVYTSTEDLRTINLQNLEAGTYILSLASQNEKATYKIVKQ, from the coding sequence ATGAAACAGATTATTCTAACTGCCATTTATTTGGCAATAGCGATGCGTATAAATGCGCAATCCAATACGGTCCAAATAGAATATTTTTTAGATACGGATAACGGTTTTGGCATGAACACGGTTATGAATATTACATCGCCCGATATAGATGTAATCGAGACCATTTTAGCAGATATCCCTTCTTCTACAACTCTTGGATATCATAAACTCTATATTCGTACTAAAGATGAAAATGGGAACTGGAGTCATACTTTCAGAAGGCAAGTTCAAGTCTTTGCACCTGTTGTTGAGAAAAATATAGTTATGGGTGAGTATTTCATAGACCAAGACCCAATGTTTGGAGTGGCAACTACTTTTGATATCAACCCACAGGAGGGAGATATTGAGCAACAATTTGCGGCTCAAATACTTGAAACCGTTAGCTTGGGTTACCATAAGTTATACGGAAGGGTTCAGGATTCTTATGGGAATTGGAGTCATACATTCAGAAAAAACATAGAAGTGTATTTAAATCCAGATAGTAATCTGGTTGAAATTGAATATTTCACTGGTGATGATTTGGAATTTGGAAATAACTCAATTATTACTATTGACGTACCAGCAACAGATGGCACTTGGAGTTTTGATGTATTATCATATCCGTCTGGTGTCTATGAGGATATAAATGAAATGGATACACTTTTTGTAAGAGTAAAGGATTCAAACGGAAAATGGTCTATTACAACTACCCTTGATGAGATAAATTCTGGTTTAGGTATCGAAAACAATCTATACAAAACAGTAAGCGTTAACCCTAACCCATTTACCAATACCATTAACCTTGAAGTCTCTAAAAATATAGTATTCAGTAATATAGCGGTATTTGATATCACAGGCAGGGAAGTTTACACTTCAACAGAAGATCTAAGAACCATAAATTTACAAAATTTAGAAGCAGGAACTTACATCTTAAGCTTAGCATCCCAAAACGAAAAAGCAACATATAAAATTGTAAAACAATAA
- the rpsR gene encoding 30S ribosomal protein S18, which yields MMSSIEQQAKGKKDGEIRYLTPLNIETSKTKKYCRFQKSGIKYVDYKDADWLLGFVNEQGKLLPRRLTGTSLKYQRKVSVAVKRARHLALMPYVADLLK from the coding sequence ATTATGTCATCAATAGAACAACAAGCAAAAGGAAAAAAAGACGGCGAAATTAGATATTTAACACCGTTAAATATTGAGACGTCTAAGACTAAAAAATATTGTCGTTTTCAAAAATCTGGAATCAAGTATGTCGATTATAAAGATGCAGATTGGTTATTAGGTTTTGTAAACGAACAAGGTAAATTATTGCCAAGACGTTTAACAGGAACGTCTTTAAAGTATCAAAGAAAAGTATCTGTGGCCGTAAAAAGAGCTAGACATTTAGCCTTAATGCCATATGTTGCTGATTTATTAAAATAA
- the rpsF gene encoding 30S ribosomal protein S6, protein MNHYETVFILNPVLSDEQIKETVKKYEDMLVSKGAKMIAKEDWGLKKLAYPIQNKKSGFYHLFEYQVAGEVIEPLELEFRRDERFMRYLTVKLDKHAISWAERRREKLKVKAKAKA, encoded by the coding sequence ATGAATCATTATGAAACTGTTTTCATCTTAAATCCCGTTTTATCTGATGAACAGATAAAGGAGACAGTAAAGAAATACGAGGATATGCTCGTATCTAAAGGTGCTAAGATGATTGCCAAAGAAGATTGGGGACTAAAAAAGTTAGCTTACCCAATCCAAAACAAAAAGAGTGGTTTTTACCATTTATTTGAATACCAGGTTGCTGGTGAGGTTATAGAACCTTTAGAGCTAGAGTTTAGACGTGATGAGCGTTTTATGCGTTACTTAACTGTGAAATTAGACAAACATGCGATTTCATGGGCTGAGAGAAGAAGAGAAAAATTGAAAGTTAAAGCAAAAGCAAAAGCGTAA
- a CDS encoding tetratricopeptide repeat protein, which yields MKHTITVLMTLTIFSIVNAQSYKSAFRTDICACLEEESLKRTLTDNGFKACLQETLPKYATQIDAQIVEEDIDKKFYKGQLARKDLLVAMQTELIYSCDVYYEHIYFIRNSKKLIARENTKESDLEKYDQMVALRPNAMAYFMRAKVQFNLGNIKETEADINKSLELNANKNNAKSTRHELLLLAWVYEEQERYAEAIALYDKIYFGDLDTQVAQLRALGDKKNGGTMANIAKTGAIDTEKEIKSSTRRTESLGNTSSKQIENKTLESHRSKTDQPKVEEKTDSSSLRKLFKMGKG from the coding sequence ATGAAACATACGATTACTGTTTTAATGACGCTAACCATTTTCTCAATTGTAAATGCGCAATCCTATAAAAGTGCATTTAGAACAGATATATGTGCTTGTCTAGAGGAAGAAAGTCTAAAACGAACACTTACGGATAATGGGTTTAAAGCTTGTTTACAAGAAACATTACCTAAATATGCCACGCAAATTGATGCACAAATTGTAGAAGAAGATATTGACAAAAAATTCTATAAAGGACAATTGGCCCGTAAAGACTTATTGGTTGCCATGCAGACTGAACTCATTTACAGTTGTGATGTTTACTACGAACATATCTATTTTATTCGAAACAGTAAAAAACTTATTGCAAGAGAGAATACTAAAGAAAGTGATTTAGAAAAGTACGATCAAATGGTGGCTTTAAGACCCAATGCTATGGCTTATTTTATGCGCGCTAAAGTTCAGTTCAACCTAGGAAATATTAAAGAAACCGAAGCAGACATTAATAAAAGTCTAGAGCTAAATGCCAATAAAAACAATGCAAAATCAACCAGACATGAATTGCTATTGTTGGCTTGGGTTTACGAGGAGCAAGAGCGTTATGCTGAAGCCATTGCACTATATGATAAAATTTATTTTGGAGATTTAGATACGCAAGTTGCACAATTACGAGCACTTGGGGATAAAAAAAATGGCGGTACAATGGCCAATATAGCGAAAACAGGAGCAATTGATACTGAAAAAGAAATTAAATCGTCAACAAGGCGAACGGAAAGCTTAGGAAATACATCTTCAAAACAAATTGAAAACAAAACCCTGGAATCGCACCGAAGTAAAACTGACCAACCAAAAGTTGAAGAAAAGACCGATTCGTCTTCGCTTCGAAAATTATTTAAAATGGGAAAGGGCTAA
- the hisS gene encoding histidine--tRNA ligase — protein sequence MAQKPSIPKGTRDFNAEEVAKRSYIMETIKEQFQVYGFQPIETPSFENSDTLMGKYGDEGDRLIFKILNSGEYFDDVRKGIDTAIRGGEVFYRAISEKEEDRTEWNSRNSRFEFVEKFKDAIKSEGNNKLLNNLPSDEVLQNVFSLIHASYKEIDEEERNRSLGMIYANQLLNIKSKDVTSIISEKALRYDLTVPFARYVVQHQNEIEFPFKRYQIQPVWRADRPQKGRFREFFQCDADVVGSKSLFQEVEFVQLYDAVFSALKLEGVTIKINNRKILSGIAEVIGAQDKLIDFTVALDKLDKIGEEKVKEEMRSKGISEEGISKLQPLFTLKGDFTNQIESLKGILGSSEIGLKGIEELEFINTAISTLKLKTATLQLDVTLARGLNYYTGAIFEVSAPEGVKMGSIGGGGRYDDLTGIFGLNDMSGVGISFGLDRIYLVLEELDLFPATIAESTKVIFINFGEKEAMACLQAVTKLRQAGVKAELYPDAAKMKKQMNYANRRNIPFVVLVGEEELKSGVFTLKNMASGEQHKVEFPALVELLGN from the coding sequence ATGGCACAAAAACCAAGCATACCAAAAGGCACAAGAGATTTTAACGCAGAAGAAGTGGCAAAGCGTTCTTATATCATGGAAACGATTAAGGAACAGTTTCAGGTCTATGGATTTCAACCTATTGAAACACCAAGCTTTGAAAACTCTGACACCTTAATGGGAAAATATGGAGATGAAGGTGATCGGTTGATTTTTAAGATTTTGAATAGTGGTGAATATTTTGATGATGTAAGAAAAGGAATTGATACTGCAATAAGAGGTGGTGAAGTCTTTTATCGTGCAATCTCAGAAAAAGAAGAAGATAGAACTGAATGGAATTCTAGAAACTCTAGGTTTGAATTTGTAGAAAAGTTTAAGGACGCAATAAAGTCTGAAGGTAATAATAAGCTTTTAAATAACTTACCTTCTGATGAGGTGTTACAAAATGTGTTTTCCCTAATTCATGCTAGTTATAAAGAAATAGATGAAGAAGAAAGAAATAGGTCCTTGGGTATGATTTATGCTAACCAACTTTTGAATATCAAATCTAAAGATGTAACTTCTATAATCTCAGAAAAAGCCCTGCGTTACGACCTCACAGTCCCTTTCGCTCGCTACGTTGTCCAACACCAAAACGAAATTGAATTCCCATTCAAGCGCTACCAAATTCAACCGGTTTGGCGTGCAGACCGTCCGCAAAAAGGACGTTTTAGAGAGTTTTTTCAATGTGATGCTGATGTGGTCGGTTCAAAATCCTTGTTTCAAGAAGTGGAATTTGTTCAGCTTTATGATGCGGTGTTTTCAGCTTTAAAATTAGAAGGGGTGACCATCAAAATCAACAATCGTAAAATCCTTTCTGGCATCGCCGAAGTGATTGGTGCACAAGATAAATTGATTGATTTTACGGTCGCTTTAGATAAATTGGATAAAATAGGCGAGGAGAAGGTAAAAGAAGAAATGCGAAGCAAAGGTATTTCCGAAGAAGGTATTTCTAAGCTTCAACCGTTATTTACACTTAAAGGAGATTTTACAAACCAAATTGAAAGTCTAAAAGGAATTCTGGGTTCATCTGAAATTGGGTTAAAAGGCATCGAAGAGCTCGAATTTATAAATACGGCAATTTCAACATTAAAACTTAAAACAGCAACCTTACAACTAGACGTGACTTTAGCAAGAGGTCTAAACTATTATACTGGTGCCATTTTTGAAGTCTCAGCACCAGAAGGTGTAAAAATGGGCTCTATTGGTGGAGGCGGTCGCTATGATGATTTGACCGGAATCTTTGGTCTCAATGATATGAGTGGCGTTGGAATCAGTTTTGGACTGGACCGTATTTATTTGGTTTTGGAAGAGTTGGATTTATTTCCAGCAACCATAGCAGAATCAACTAAAGTGATCTTTATCAATTTTGGAGAGAAAGAAGCGATGGCCTGTTTGCAAGCCGTTACAAAATTGAGACAAGCAGGTGTCAAAGCAGAATTATATCCGGATGCAGCTAAAATGAAAAAACAGATGAATTACGCGAACCGTCGTAACATTCCGTTTGTGGTTTTGGTTGGAGAAGAGGAACTGAAATCTGGTGTCTTTACTTTAAAGAATATGGCTTCAGGCGAACAACATAAAGTTGAGTTTCCTGCGTTGGTGGAATTGTTGGGGAATTAG
- a CDS encoding ABC transporter permease translates to MFSLARENIRIAFDSIKSQLLRTILTILIIAIGIMALVGILSGVSALENTITSNFSSMGSNTFNVQRYEFTNQRQSSRERQKINPVIDYRNVKDFEDNYNFPFTKVAVSFTGTMTAEVKYENKKTDPEVGVFGVNEFYIENSGLEIENGRSLNVFDVDNSNAVCVIGSDLQKALFPVENPVGKTISIRGAKFKVVGVLKEKGSTFGNNQDLRVFMPIQKARSMFTNPNINYSLSVKVDKTDMLEAAQEDAILTFRNIRGLNPIEDNDFGIERSEDLLNQVAQNTAALYVAAWIISIITIFGSTIALMNIMLVSVSERTREIGVRKALGAKSKTIAFQFFMETIIIGQLGGILGTILGILIGLAVAKGFDLEFSTPWVAMIWATSIAFIVAVVSGLYPATKAARLDPIESLRYE, encoded by the coding sequence ATGTTTTCATTAGCTAGAGAAAATATTAGAATTGCCTTCGATTCTATAAAAAGCCAATTGCTACGTACCATTTTAACGATTTTAATTATCGCCATTGGTATTATGGCTTTGGTCGGCATTTTGAGTGGTGTATCTGCTTTAGAAAACACGATTACCAGTAACTTCTCTTCCATGGGTTCCAATACTTTTAATGTTCAACGTTACGAATTCACAAACCAACGCCAGAGCAGTCGAGAGCGCCAAAAAATTAATCCTGTAATCGATTATCGAAATGTGAAGGATTTTGAGGACAATTATAATTTTCCGTTTACAAAAGTGGCTGTGTCTTTCACGGGAACAATGACTGCCGAAGTAAAGTATGAAAACAAAAAAACAGATCCTGAAGTTGGTGTTTTTGGAGTTAATGAATTTTACATTGAAAACTCAGGATTGGAAATTGAAAACGGTCGTTCTCTAAATGTATTTGATGTTGATAATAGCAATGCCGTTTGTGTCATTGGTAGTGATTTGCAAAAAGCACTGTTTCCTGTTGAGAATCCGGTTGGAAAAACCATAAGTATTCGTGGCGCTAAATTTAAGGTGGTTGGCGTGTTGAAGGAAAAGGGTTCGACGTTTGGGAACAATCAAGATTTGCGTGTGTTTATGCCTATTCAAAAAGCACGTTCCATGTTTACCAATCCTAATATTAATTACAGCTTAAGTGTAAAAGTGGATAAGACTGATATGCTGGAAGCTGCACAAGAAGATGCCATCTTAACGTTTCGAAATATTAGAGGTCTCAATCCTATTGAAGATAATGATTTTGGTATTGAGCGTAGTGAAGATTTGCTCAACCAAGTCGCGCAAAATACGGCAGCACTTTATGTGGCAGCTTGGATTATTAGTATTATTACCATTTTTGGTTCTACCATTGCCTTAATGAATATTATGCTGGTTTCGGTAAGCGAACGTACAAGGGAAATTGGCGTCCGTAAAGCACTTGGCGCGAAGAGCAAGACCATAGCATTTCAATTTTTTATGGAAACCATAATTATAGGTCAACTTGGCGGTATTTTAGGGACTATTCTAGGGATTTTAATTGGTCTGGCCGTTGCCAAAGGCTTTGATCTTGAATTTTCCACACCTTGGGTCGCGATGATTTGGGCGACGAGTATTGCCTTTATTGTGGCTGTGGTTTCTGGGCTTTATCCTGCTACTAAAGCTGCTCGATTAGATCCTATTGAGAGTTTGCGATATGAATAA
- the rplI gene encoding 50S ribosomal protein L9: MELILKQDVDNLGFKDDIVSVKNGYGRNFLIPQGQAVMATSSAKKVLAETLKQREYKEKTIIAEAEKTAEALKGLDIKITAKAGTGATAGDKLFGSITKLDLAAALKDAGHEVDKKFIAITGGNIKRLGQYEATIRLHRSVTENLTFDVIAEA; the protein is encoded by the coding sequence ATGGAACTTATATTAAAACAAGACGTTGATAATTTAGGATTTAAAGACGATATTGTATCTGTTAAGAACGGTTATGGTAGAAACTTTTTAATTCCTCAAGGACAAGCCGTTATGGCTACATCTTCTGCTAAAAAAGTATTGGCAGAGACGTTAAAGCAAAGAGAATACAAAGAAAAAACTATTATCGCTGAGGCTGAAAAAACTGCTGAAGCTTTAAAAGGTTTAGATATTAAAATTACCGCTAAAGCTGGTACAGGTGCTACTGCTGGAGACAAGTTATTTGGTTCTATTACCAAGTTGGATTTGGCTGCTGCTCTTAAAGACGCTGGTCACGAAGTTGACAAGAAATTTATCGCTATCACAGGTGGTAACATTAAGCGTTTAGGTCAGTACGAAGCTACAATTAGATTACACAGATCTGTAACAGAGAATTTAACTTTTGATGTTATTGCTGAAGCGTAA
- the priA gene encoding replication restart helicase PriA encodes MLHFIDVILPIPLQKAFTYHITEAEAEFLKPGIRVAVPFGKSKIYTALVYSIHQNPPTAYDAKTIHQILDDAPVITEIQLQHWEWIADYYMCSVGEVMRAAMPNAFLLESETIISKNEKINIKDSELKDDEFLIYEALQHQSSLKINDVVSILDKKRVLPIINNLVKKGVLNLQEELYEKYTPKLVRYVKLHHNHKSQEKLQELLEELSRAPKQREVVLTLFTMEASLKQPIKVSELTERSGASSSIVKTLIDKAILEEYHIQTDRIQFEGEGDADAKHLSEAQQQAYNEVTSIFEEKSVALLHGVTSSGKTEIYVQLIQKQLEIGKQVLYLLPEIALTTQLVQRLQDYFGEKVAVFHSRYSGNERVEVWQNMLSNSEKAQVIIGARSSLLLPFTNLGLIIVDEEHEQSYKQFDPAPRYHARDAAIVLANLFKAKTLLGSATPSLESYFNATQGKYGLVELNTRYNNVLMPDIELVDLADKYKRKRMKGHFSDRLIEEMTQTLEEGFQIILFQNRRGFSPIIECTTCGTSPQCPNCDVSLTYHQYRDQLRCHYCGYNSAMLKSCQGCGNSTLDTKGFGTEQIEEEVKVLFPEKKVARMDLDTTRGKYGFEKIINSFEQREVDILVGTQMLTKGLDFRFVKLVGIMNADNLLNFPDFRAHERSYQLMAQVSGRAGRTDLRGKVLIQTYNPHHNILQQVSTNSYKEMFAEQMNERYNYKYPPIFRLIKITFKHKDYNRVNLAADWYAKSLKQLFKANVLGPEFPPVSRIRNLYHKNILVKIPQKQSLVKTKEAIQKIDNSFNAVKDFRSVRVVINVDNY; translated from the coding sequence ATGCTGCATTTTATAGACGTCATTCTACCAATTCCGCTTCAAAAAGCATTTACGTATCATATTACGGAAGCTGAAGCTGAATTCCTGAAACCTGGAATTCGTGTGGCTGTGCCTTTTGGTAAGAGTAAAATATATACGGCTTTAGTCTATAGCATTCATCAAAATCCTCCAACGGCTTATGATGCTAAAACCATTCATCAAATATTAGATGATGCTCCCGTAATCACAGAAATACAATTACAACATTGGGAATGGATTGCCGATTATTATATGTGTAGTGTGGGAGAAGTAATGAGAGCAGCCATGCCAAATGCCTTTTTATTGGAAAGTGAAACCATAATTTCTAAAAACGAAAAAATAAATATTAAAGATTCAGAATTAAAGGACGACGAGTTCTTAATTTATGAAGCGTTACAGCATCAATCGTCTTTAAAAATTAATGATGTTGTTTCCATTTTAGATAAAAAGCGCGTATTGCCAATTATCAATAATTTGGTAAAAAAAGGCGTTCTGAATTTACAGGAAGAACTTTACGAAAAATACACCCCAAAATTAGTGCGCTATGTAAAGTTACACCACAACCATAAATCCCAAGAAAAACTTCAGGAATTATTAGAGGAACTGAGTCGTGCGCCAAAACAGCGCGAAGTCGTATTGACCTTGTTTACTATGGAAGCTTCGTTAAAACAGCCCATAAAAGTTTCAGAATTAACGGAACGAAGTGGCGCCTCTTCTAGTATTGTTAAAACATTAATTGACAAGGCCATTTTAGAAGAATACCACATCCAAACCGATCGTATTCAATTCGAGGGTGAAGGTGATGCGGATGCCAAACATTTAAGCGAAGCACAGCAGCAAGCTTACAATGAGGTTACATCTATTTTTGAAGAAAAATCGGTTGCCTTATTACATGGCGTAACATCTTCTGGTAAAACAGAAATTTATGTGCAGCTGATTCAAAAACAACTGGAAATAGGAAAACAGGTATTATATCTGTTACCAGAAATTGCCTTGACCACTCAATTAGTGCAACGGCTTCAAGATTATTTTGGTGAGAAAGTGGCGGTATTTCATTCCCGATATTCAGGAAATGAAAGGGTAGAGGTTTGGCAAAATATGCTTTCGAATTCCGAAAAAGCCCAAGTCATTATTGGGGCACGTTCCTCACTATTGTTACCGTTTACAAATTTGGGATTAATTATCGTCGATGAAGAGCACGAGCAATCCTACAAACAATTCGATCCTGCACCACGTTACCATGCAAGGGATGCTGCCATCGTTTTGGCAAATTTATTCAAAGCAAAAACCCTTTTAGGGTCGGCAACACCAAGTCTGGAAAGTTATTTTAATGCCACTCAAGGTAAATATGGTTTGGTGGAATTAAACACACGCTACAACAATGTGCTTATGCCAGATATTGAATTGGTAGATTTAGCAGATAAGTACAAACGCAAACGTATGAAAGGTCATTTTAGCGACCGACTCATAGAAGAAATGACGCAAACTTTAGAAGAAGGTTTTCAGATTATATTGTTTCAAAATAGACGAGGATTTTCACCGATTATAGAATGTACCACTTGCGGTACATCACCTCAATGTCCCAATTGTGATGTGAGCTTAACTTATCATCAATATCGCGATCAATTGCGTTGTCATTATTGTGGTTATAATTCTGCCATGCTAAAAAGTTGTCAAGGTTGTGGTAATTCTACTTTAGATACCAAGGGTTTTGGAACCGAACAGATTGAAGAAGAAGTGAAAGTACTATTTCCTGAAAAGAAAGTCGCAAGAATGGATTTAGATACTACAAGGGGAAAGTACGGTTTCGAGAAAATTATAAACAGTTTTGAGCAACGTGAAGTTGATATTTTAGTGGGCACTCAAATGCTGACCAAGGGATTGGATTTTAGATTCGTAAAATTAGTGGGCATAATGAATGCAGATAACTTGCTCAACTTTCCGGATTTTAGAGCACACGAACGCAGTTATCAACTCATGGCACAAGTTTCTGGTAGAGCAGGACGAACGGATTTAAGAGGAAAAGTTTTGATTCAGACCTACAATCCGCATCATAATATTTTGCAACAAGTTTCTACAAATTCATACAAGGAAATGTTTGCCGAACAAATGAATGAACGCTACAATTATAAATATCCGCCAATTTTCAGATTAATAAAAATAACGTTCAAGCATAAGGATTATAATCGTGTGAATTTGGCAGCAGATTGGTACGCGAAATCTTTAAAGCAATTGTTTAAAGCCAATGTTTTAGGACCCGAATTTCCACCAGTATCTCGAATCCGAAATTTATACCATAAAAACATTTTAGTAAAGATTCCACAAAAACAATCCTTGGTAAAAACAAAAGAAGCCATTCAGAAAATAGATAATAGCTTTAATGCCGTAAAGGATTTTAGGTCGGTACGTGTGGTAATTAATGTGGATAATTATTAA
- a CDS encoding DUF6495 family protein, with amino-acid sequence MKYSRLTKEQFEELHKEFINFLATQSITADEWEDIKKNKPEVAEQELDVFSDLVWLGVLGKVEYLEHISPQQIHLFQCNEKHMRLIALRIDKETVDLTTKEGFNWLRDNLLSDSVEFFNAKKEYSDDKHLDIFKMIQSGANITKGELFEYFANLVKG; translated from the coding sequence ATGAAATATTCAAGATTAACAAAAGAACAATTTGAAGAATTACACAAAGAATTCATCAATTTTTTAGCCACACAATCTATTACAGCTGATGAGTGGGAAGACATAAAGAAGAACAAACCAGAAGTAGCTGAACAAGAATTAGACGTATTCAGCGATTTAGTTTGGCTCGGTGTTTTGGGCAAGGTTGAGTATTTAGAACATATTTCGCCACAACAAATCCATCTTTTTCAATGCAATGAAAAACACATGCGATTAATTGCCTTAAGAATAGATAAAGAAACCGTGGATTTGACAACCAAAGAAGGTTTCAATTGGTTACGGGATAATTTGCTGTCGGATTCCGTTGAATTCTTCAATGCGAAAAAAGAGTATTCAGATGATAAGCATTTAGATATTTTCAAAATGATCCAATCTGGCGCAAATATCACTAAAGGCGAGTTGTTTGAGTATTTTGCTAATTTAGTAAAAGGGTAA
- a CDS encoding glycerophosphodiester phosphodiesterase family protein, with translation MKHLLLIITLCAIVGCKQSKPQHTSTEVQESKLIELFKPSRSDYPNISVHRGGKGLVNYPENCLETLEYINDSIFAIYEVDVAQTKDGQLVLLHDNSIDRTTAGNGKVSDLTYNELKQFNLLDDFGNETEFKVPLFSEVLAWCKKNNVILTIDIKKSVSQETVINTIREAKAEDISIIITYDIKQAKSAYKLAPELLISVAARNNDEFDRLLKSGIPTQNMLAFTGTRLSEASLFKRLHHNNVVCMLGTLGNLDKRAEARGDKLYRKWKTNGADIIATDRPFEAFKAIN, from the coding sequence ATGAAACATTTGCTTTTAATTATTACACTTTGTGCTATTGTTGGTTGTAAACAATCAAAACCACAACACACATCGACCGAAGTTCAAGAGTCCAAACTAATTGAGCTATTCAAGCCTTCACGGTCCGATTATCCAAATATTAGTGTACATCGTGGCGGCAAAGGACTAGTTAATTATCCTGAAAATTGTTTAGAAACTCTAGAGTATATTAATGATAGTATCTTTGCAATCTACGAAGTTGATGTCGCACAAACTAAAGATGGTCAACTCGTATTGTTACACGATAATTCAATTGATAGAACCACAGCAGGAAACGGAAAAGTAAGCGACTTAACTTATAATGAATTGAAGCAGTTTAATTTACTGGATGATTTCGGAAATGAAACTGAGTTTAAAGTTCCGTTATTTTCGGAAGTATTAGCATGGTGTAAAAAAAACAATGTTATTTTAACCATAGATATCAAAAAAAGCGTGAGTCAGGAAACGGTTATAAATACAATTAGGGAAGCAAAAGCGGAAGATATCAGTATCATCATTACCTATGATATTAAACAGGCAAAATCGGCTTATAAATTAGCACCAGAGTTATTAATTTCTGTTGCAGCGAGAAATAATGATGAATTTGACCGACTCTTAAAATCAGGAATTCCAACGCAAAATATGTTAGCGTTTACAGGGACACGGTTATCAGAAGCGTCACTTTTTAAGCGATTACATCATAACAATGTGGTGTGTATGCTAGGAACTTTAGGCAACTTAGATAAACGTGCAGAAGCTAGGGGAGACAAGTTATACCGCAAATGGAAAACCAATGGTGCTGACATTATAGCAACCGATAGGCCATTCGAAGCTTTCAAAGCCATAAATTAA